Part of the Rhipicephalus sanguineus isolate Rsan-2018 chromosome 5, BIME_Rsan_1.4, whole genome shotgun sequence genome is shown below.
tgattgattgattgattgattgattgattttcttGAATGATAAGGTGCACAAGGTTGGCGTACGTGCTTTCAACTGTTTAATCATAACATTTCTCGGGGAAATGCTAGAAAATCAcataaggaaaaaagaaagcaataaaaaaccTTCGCTGGATCATGTAATATAACTCTTAGCCAAGAGGTTCAAAAACAAAATAATATAAACCCTCCTTTCGCCTTCGCGTGCTTACCTGTTGCGAGCGACTTTGCATGTTGCAGCCTTCGTTTTCGTATCAAAAGGAGGACGAAAATTGTGACAGCCACAAGTAGCAAGAATCCAAAGAGTGCAATGAACCATGACTGTGTTACAATGTTTTGGAAAGGCGTAGAAAGTGATGTCGATGCAGCTGGGCTTTCTGTAAAGTAGAAAAAGAATTGGCCATATTGACAAGCTATCGCTATGTTCAGTACCAAATttctcagtttcgatttcgtatTGCTGTTACAGACGATGTAATTATGCCCTAATTGCGTAACTAGACGATTGTCTTCCGGGTGACTGCTCTACCATCCGCATGTCCTTTCTTGACATGGCTGCAGGTCTTAGGCATGGTAGGTCTATATTACCATAATCTACATTTTGGCACAATTGTATAATGAAAATAAATGAAGGCTTAAATAAAATGTAAGGCTTTCAGGAAATGCCTGACACTAAAAACCTCCCAATTAGTACGTAAGAATGCGCCGAACAGCGAAACCCACAGTACGAATTCGTAGTGAAAGACTTTTGTTGTTGCATTGCAACTGCAAATAACCATATCAGTAGCGTGGACATCTGTAATTTACTGCTTGGCAGCTCGACTCGTCAATACGCACCAGTAATTCTTCTCGACCATAAGCTTTAACTGAGAATTATGGAACCAAGTTCCGCGCTATGCGTGAGCACGCACCAAACAGCACGCCTGCAAAAATCGACACGTGCTCGATGGAATATCTCGATAACAAGATGTAATTTCGATAGAAGAGGGCGGGACGCCATGTGCCCTGCTTCGATATTAATTACCTCCGTTACGTTAACAGCAACAACAATAACATTAGGTGCTAAAATCAAAGCCCCCCATTAGTTGTACCACAacatttgttgtttctgttgcGATAAGCAGTTAGTGTTGTCAGTGCGCCGCCTACGACATCACCTAGAGACATGAATGTGCTTGATTTTCATCTACAAGATGGCACCGCAGCATTTACCGCTGGAAACATGCGACGCTAGTTCAATACTGATAACGTCATATTCTATCTTGATTTCGTACACTGGGGTTAAAGCCTTGGCCTTGCGGCACGTTAGCAGCGAAGAGTAAAAAACTGGTTAGTACTTCTCGTGATGTGGAGTCTACACGCTCGTCGCGTCATTTGTGATGATCACTTTGATATGGCGTGCATATGACTCCATTAGAATTTAAGGCGCCCTCCATCTTTTCTACACTGTAACCTTGTCGACTGCTCAGTGCCCACGACATGAGTGTGCGTGTTGTGTGGTACCATGTGACCGCAACCCACTTTAGTAGAATATCCCCCGCTTAGCATTTAATgaggccctgcaacaatttttcagcatggtcagaataCGCTGCCgaccggtagtcgaggctcctgagaagatgtgagccaaacattagagCGCAGCGCGAGGCCAGGAATTTCCAaataattctcaaaatcagctagaaacagctcactcttctctcggcaaatgatgccataaaccccaATAACCACGTTATAAACCCAATGTCCACGGCCATTGGTTGAttagagcatcgtgagctgcatagctaacgcggccgccacgggatgccgccacgtgcccgctcgcgCATTCATGATGACATTGAACCTAAgtcgcacgttcgaagaaaaaaacaaaaaagaaatttctCAAGGTcttgatgcgcgctgacgtacaGGCGTAGTTCAAGATGGTggtatgctgggccagttggtgcaacatacTGTAAATTGTATCAGCGCACAAACAGCCGGAACAGGAGGAAAGAagttgacaggacagacgctgagCACCGCATGGCCGCGGGAGCCTTGGCCGTGCCCCTTGCCACTTACCCTCGTAgcttcttgcctccttgtcaaaactccccccccccccttccccctgcatagctttcaccgcgctcgctggtacaaaaggagagagagaaaacgcttaacgcgtgcgacaaatctctgtaactccgttcATACTCGACGGagtctaaacatttttgcggcagtcgattcgtgagacaataaactcctttaatgaagccattcgatgaccACTTGGAAAAGTGTGGCACGGCCTTTCTAAAGCCACACTTGACGCTCACGTTACTCCGGTCGCATGAAAGGTGGTGAAATGAATTATTCATGGTGCCCTTAGAAAATTGTAGGAAAGTCCCACAGCTCACCCATTTTGAACTGGACGGCACTGCTGGCTGGTCCACCACCTACTGTAGTCAGCGCCACGACACGTGCTTCGTAAGAAGCTCCTGTCTTCAGGTTGTTTAGCGTAAGGCTGTTAGTCGTAGAGTTCGTGCTCTGATTCAGGTGAATATTAGAAGAGTTTCCGTCCACGTAAACCTGCGTAAAATGTTATTGTCTGTTTTAACCTTCAACAACTGAAACATTGCCATACTGTTGCTTCACTTGCTCGCTCCTGATTACTTCAACCTATTATTGTCATTTCACGATTAACACGATAAATAAAGAGCAATGCAGTGCATGGTGTTTTCTTTTAAACAAACGCAATATCAAATTCATGAAAGCTGTTATAAGCAATCAAATAGCTCATGAATGCTACTTGGTTGCTTATAACGGCAGTTCACGACGTCTACATCTTACGATCGTTAACTGCATAATAAAAGCATTGCGGTTAACGTAAAATATGCGTATATGGTGGCGTGTAAACATGCACCAAAGTCAAGAAAAGGTGACAAAAGTGCTTACATTATATCCTCTCAGTCTTCCATTGCGGTGCTGAGGTGGCGGAGGAGACCAGAAAATGGTCGCCATTGTGCCATTCACAACTTGCACTTCCACACTTTCGGGTGGTGCAGTGGGCACTGTGGAATGAGAGTtgtgtgacgtcaccacgtggtGTGCTGTAATTTGGCGCTTCGGTAACAGCAGTAAGCAATTTGCTCCTTTAGCTGTTTACTTAGGACGAACAGTACGCTAAGAATGACGAGCAGCTACTGGCCTGCTCTGAACTACTTGACATGACTTCCCAGCGCGATCGACATTCTGACAAATCAGTGTTGGATTATTCCTCCTGGCctcctctatttatttatttcctagGATAAAGTAGATGCAGGCAGGTTCGACTGCCTTTAGCTGGACCTGTACATGGTTTTCATATTGTGGGCTTTATCATGTAACCCTTCACAAAGTTCCTCAATACTACCTTCAGCCTACCAGTTCATGTCGGCTGACCTGCTCCTTCTCATCTCTGCGCACAATGTCGTCAACCCTATCTCCCCATTACACCAACCAATCGTCGGTGCGCCCTTTATCTGGCCACACCTTATTTTGCGCGCATATGCTAGGTCTCCGCGTGAAGCTGTTCGCGCAGTGTCACACCCGCACAAAGAATTCGTGACGTGCATAACAAATTAGGGCAATTATAATCGGAAACAAGCTGTACGACTGGAAAGAAGTGcgaatgtacatacatacatgcatgcatacatacatacatacatacatacatacatacatacatacatacatacatacatacatacatacatacatacatacatacatacatacatacatacatacatacatacatacatactgtagcaccaaatgcaacaggcgggttcttctaaagaggttcggcacggcgcctggcacaagggtcacaaatgcgagacagcgtcagcacagaaaacagaccgagcgcgcaacacacgaacgtcatcgtcgtCACTTTCGCTGGCAtagagcgggcgccgatgcgcaccggtgcaatacatacatacatacatacatacatacatacaaacatacatacatacatacatacatacatacatacatacatacatacatacatacataaatacatacatacatacatacatacatgcatacatacatacatacatacatacatacatacatacatacatacatacatacatacatacatacatacatacatacatacatacatacatacatacatggtaCGTAAACGAACCATTTTGTACTTACCATCTTCCATGGTCTGAACACTCCTCGAGTTGCTTGGTGGGCCTTCGACGCTTCTGTAGAAGGGCACAAGAAAGAACTCGTACTTCGTGAACTTCTTCAGGTCGTTGAGTACGTATGAGAGTGCTCCGCCATTCAGTACAGTCACCATGTTGTACTTTTGCGAGCCGCCACTCATATCTCGGAACCGAATATAGAAGCCTTCCACGTAGTCCCTCATGCCCTGGATCTGCGCGACGCAAAGAAAGGGAGCGACTTGTCAAGGCGAACAGAGCGGCTTTTCGCCAGTGCAGGATACGTTGTCAGTGTAGAAACAACGCGAACTCAAGCTAGCTGCACAAAGAACTTGTAACTGGGGCCGTTTACGTATGTCCATTTTAAATAGGTCTTCCTGCTTCCTGATGCACTTGAACGAAATGACGCAAATCTATATCTCAAAGGATGCATAAATTCAGCGGAATTGTCGGCACACTCATTAGAAAAGAAATATGCCACGTTTTTCACTCACTGCGTCAAAATTTTGAGTCCTAGCTAAATGCGTTTAGGTGCAGCACAGGTCCGATACATCGAAAAGCAGGTGTGCCACCGGCAAATAATCCAAGCCACCGTCCATGTAAGCGCACTTCAAggtgcctgcaacacatttctcCATGCACTTGAAGTTACATCTGACCGTTATATTCAATTTCCTCGAAGTACCCGCCTTCTACTATATGAATAAGGTACCACAATTTGTGACAAACATATCGCTAGTGTAAACTGAAATTCAATCTCTTTCTGCGTGGACTAGTTTACAGTGTCTTAAATGAAACGACATTGAAGCTTCATGAAGCAATAGGGCGCACCTTCCAGTTCAGCTTGACGGCTGTTGAGCTGACAGCCCGTATGTCTTGCAGGGACACAATGCACGCGCTGAGCTTTGCACGTGCCTCGTCAAGGTTGAACTCGGGGAGAAAATGTGGCGCCATTCCTGAAAAGAAAATGCGAACGAGTCATTCCTGCTAACGGTGTTATTTCGTCCCACGAAAATTTATTGCAATTTACTGCTCATTCAGCACTAAATTTCTTGCAGCTGTGCGTTATAAATATTGTCGCTTTCTTATACTGACCGGCAAAAATGTTTGCAAGCCGCCTGAGACAGGTACTTGGGATACGTCATGTGCTAGCTTAAAGTTAGCGGCGGTTGATGCCATTGTTGCTTGTTACTGAGAGGTTTGTCGCGCACTTAATCACTTCTGACAGCGATTGCGATGAAAAGCGACAATCTTTCAccaagtctatatatatatatatatatatatatatatatatatatatatatatatatatatatatatatatatatatatatatatgtatatatatatatatatatttgcgtgAGTGTGTGTTTCGCGCATGACAACTTTTCAGACAACAAGCTGCATGTTCAAAGTTCACATCAAGTGCACGGTTCATGTCAAATGAAATAATCATTACTGACCGAACTACACTCTGGATATTACTACACTCTGGATATTTGAGAAAGAATAGATCCAAGCCGGTTACTTAAATTGTCGGATTTACGACGACCACTGAAAACAATAGTTATAGGCAGCTATTTTCTCTAGCCCACCATCAACTTCCTTTTGGTTCCACCGTTCGCATCGGTCTCGATGTGTACCGTGCATCATTTGTAACTTACCGAACATTTTTCTGGCTGTCGTTTCTATTTCAAGTATTCATTTCAGACTAGGACTCTCCTGCTTTcttaagttgtacccgactatgaATATTCCGATCGGACAGTGTATTCGCGCATCTATACGTCATTGGATAGTTTAGAAAGAATACAGCTATATTGAAAAACTTTCCTAAATCGATACGATGCCGCACATTAGGCAATGTCTAATTGTTAACTGAAGTTAATGGGGCGCAACAGCTGCTGCTATATTTGTTTGTGATGTGCGAAGAAAATGTTTAGTTACGGAATTGTACTGAGCTTAATGCATCAGAATAAATTCGCGGCCGGGGGGTCCCCATTCTGATGGAACAGAGACGTAAGCGCGTTCACGTAAGTCTGAATACGAGTAACCGTTACAATCTATACGGAGCAATTCGCAACGATGTTCCTCATGAGCCAAAATGTGGTTTAGAGGAACGCTACAGTCCTGCTATTTAATTTAACTTGAATAACGTAGCGAGTTCATGGTGGAAATATCACTCACCTAGAGTTCGTATAGGTTCAGATACAGGGCTAGGGACACCTTGCCCGTGAGAGTTCTCTGCTCGCACAATGAAAACGTAACGTGAGTCGGGACGCAAAGCTTGGATGGTGTATTTCTCAGCAAGTACTCGGTGGGCTGCCAGGACCCAGCCGCTCTGCAAGTCGCTGCTGTAGTATTCAACTGCAAATGAAAAACAGCGGAGGCGTGTTACATTTTGTGTTCTTTCCAGAAGATATTCGAGTGAACACTAAGAAGTTACTTTTAATGAGGCCACGCATAAGCTAAGACTGCATCTCATTATACGTCATTGTTATATCATTACTATATGTGAAAACTGCAACCAAACAATTAGTTCACTTTGGTCATTAAGAAACATGGCTGTCATTTACTACCAGTTTCTTCAATGCATTTTGTTGCATTTCGTTAATAAAATGAATAACACCAACTCACTTGTGTATCCTTTGAGTGATGACGCGCCCACTTTCTCGCTGCGTCTCCAGGCAAGCGTTATCGATGTCTCTGTTGTGTTTACGGGCACCGGCTGAGAAGGAGGGCCAGGAAACGTGGAGGGGTCAGGAGAGCGATGGAAATTGACGTTGGGATTATGCGGAGATTCAATAGTGAGCGACGCTGTCCAAGACGTCTCGCCGCTTTCGCTCGAAGCTTTGCAGGTGTACGCTCCACTGTCCAACATTTGGAGATCTTTGAAGGAAAAAAGAATGGCACGAATAAAAGGGCCCCTCGTGGGGCTATTTTACCAGTTGGCCATTGTTACGACGTTCAGAAGGATGTTGGTATTAGTAGCTAATAGGTTTAATTTTCAACATGTTGTTTGGACCAATTTTATTTTCCAAGTCTTTTCTATCCACGGCGAGATAATTGAGACTATTAAGAGCAAACCATCGCAGCCTTTAAATGTCAGATAACTACCATATGAGGTGTAGCAATGTTTCCTGCCGACCTATATTTCATGCTGTTCAAGCACGAAAACAAACCGAAAAACGGGAATAGACAGGAGAGAGTGCTGTCTCttcctgttttatttttcttgtgcttgtgTGTGGTAACATTAAGAAGAATGCGTCCCCGAACAATGCGTCCCAAACCTTCTTGGCGTACCTATATATTTACTTTGCACAGGCTTTGACATTTCTCGATGGAGCCATGCCCTCACCTTGTATCTGAAGCGTCCCGGACTGCAGAAGGGTGTATCGGGGCCTCTCCTCAATCCTTAGTGGAGCCCCGTTGTAGAGCCACTGCACAGTGGGCTTGGGAGTGCCAGTCGCATCGCAGGGCAGTTGGGCGGCCGTGTGCAGCGGCAGAGTCTGGTTGGCCGGTCCGAGTCGTATGATGGGAGGCGGAAGGTCGGCGAGCGCGGTCACCTCCAGGTGACCCTTGGCCATGCTCGAGCCCACCACCGACAGCGCCGAACAGACGTAGTAGCCGCGGTCCTCCTTTCGCACACCGCTGATAGTCAGCGTGCCCTCGTTGCTCACCGAGAAGCGGCCATGTGACTTGCCCGGGAACATCAGCACCTGCGCGGTTAAAATTGCAGCAAATTTGGGGAGGCGAGGTTTTAGGCTGCCACGTGTGACTATATAGGTCTGATTAATTGCGGCCACCGGCACAAGTACGTCATTTAGACTAAAGGCACAACAGCAAGAATCGAAAAACGTTTCTTTTTTACTCAAATGTATTGAAACCGCCATGTTTGGGCTAGCCAGCAGACACCTGTCAATTTCATCAACCAATTCCGAAATACTTGTTGTTTGACCGCAAAAGGGTTCTTTCTTGCGATCGTGCGACAGTTCGGGCGTATTCTGTGAAGCTTcagaaaacttggcaatctgcTGTTCCTGTCTATAAATCTTCATCAGTGCGAGTTCAATTCCCAACGCACTAATGTTGACTTGTGCAGAACTTACTGAGCATTAATGCTCAGTAAGTTCTGCACAACATTGCTAAATGAGTATTGATTCACGCTGAAGCGCAATTGCGCTTCAGAGTGAACCAATACTCATTTAGAAATGTTTGGCATGTGACAAAAATGGCCTCCTATTTGTTGTACGGTTTAGTGAGATAAGAATAATGACAGAGTTGTAGTTATCCTAACCTGGTTGCCTTCTCGGGTCCAGAACACGGAAGGTGGGGGGTTGCCTGTCGCAAGACAGTCAAACTTGGCGACACCGTTGAGCCCCACTTTCTGGTTCTGAGGCGTGAGGCGGAATGTAGGACGCGCTGAAATGAGACAAGAAAAAATGTGAGCAGGTATCTACAGCCTTCTTGTAAATGGTTCACTAGGGATCATTCAGCTGAGTTCTCGCTTAAACTGAAGTCTATGTAGGTCCGGGTTGTCTTACCATAATGTTACTAGCTGTTTTCCAACTTGGTATTCCCGTAATATTAGCAGGAGAAAATCATCAGAGAGCAGCGTAAGTTGCAGCTTTACGTTCTTATTTTTAGACAAAATACCGTATTTGTTCACAGCAGAAGCCAGAAGTGACGTTGAACACTGCGGATAAGTTTTGTCGACGGCTAGTTTACATGTTAAGCATAGTGTACGAAGCCGTAACTGATTGAAACCACTTACAAGTACTTGATTAGAGGAGGCCTTGCAATCTAGATATTGCGCAACAGCGGGCTGTAGGGACAGGCCTCGGCTCGTATTGGGGAAGGGCAATGTAAAGCGAAGTTATGCCAAAGCTTGCACCAAAAATTAATCGAGCAGTAATAAAGCAGCATAGTTAACGTTCGTGGAGACAGATGTTGACAAATAGggagaatatttatttatttatttccccaTTCTACATTTATGCAAAATGACAGGAAACAAAAAAATATGAACGCGCAGGACAGTATCTGTTAGTGGGGGAGATTATCAACGTAGTCGTATTTGAAGGCAGCCTTGCTGCATGCATGGATCACAGTATAATTTTTATAACGCAAGGAACAATTTGATAAGATCGCCACTCACTATGAGAACTCATTATCTGCAATGTAAGAAACAGTGTGTGCAAAAACACTGCCGATAGGCGATTCACTTGTTCTTGATGCAGCCATCGGCTAGAGTTCATTCATTGTATATCATGAAGAAAATATTTCCACTTGATTATGAAAACATGTGCGAAacttctctcattctttctgacTCATTGAAAGCGAATGGACTGTTATCGTCAACTGTAATAACAATTATCCTGAACACTGCGTAATTCAACGCAAAGAGGGTTTCATTGGTTGCATGGGTGATTGAATTGAGATGTGCATTGCAGCTATCAGTATTCACGATGATCCTGCACACAGTGCCTAAAACATACTCTGCAGCTAGGGCTTGGCCATAAACGTAATTAGAAAATTCAGATCAGAAACTATTAGGCACACAAAAATTCTACGCAGTCTAGCCAACCTGCGTGCAAGGAATCTAAACTACCCCACCCGTCATGGAGAGAAGTGGGAGGTTGATAAAACACGGTTAAACTCCGGCAAACAGCGTTTATCTTACACTCTTCCAGCTCTTCTGAATTATTGTGATCTAAAAGGTTTTGACTTATTCAACTGCTCATACCAcgacatccatgaattatttgcaatataatacttgatctttaaatcaatagtacattcagttacatattttttctctcagtcccaaatcaaaagtcttagatatatatttgcttttttcacttgcatgtagatacttctagggttgtaatctatataatgtatAATGTTGTAATCTATATGTCTTTTTATGCAGTGTATATGTCTTATATTTTTGTTTCTGGATGACAATCGCATTATCATGTTTATCTTTTctacacagtgtaataatttcgtttttcaatctgtggttcgtatatgtattaaaatcacaactgcaatgtgtacgccctgttgtggggcactgcccgtgaggtgccatatcgccatgtttaccacggtgctgctaccgctccgactttttactttatatttattttctgctttctttttgtatggggctgtgaactagtcaagctgtttaacacagcttttttttcacagtcctttctttctgtacgacagaatggaaaataaactttgactttgactttgactttgacaaTGGAGTCATTGTGCCAGACTCAGTCGAAAACCAGGAAAGAATTGTATGATGCTGTGCTAACATAAAGGAGTGGGTACTTACAGTGCACTGTTAATGTCGCCGACGCAGAGACTGAGCCAACAATGTTTTCTGATTCACAAATGTATGTTCCCTCGTCTGCGAGAGCGACATTCTTAATGTGCAAACTCTTGTCCTCTTGAACATAAGCCCTGAAAGAAAAGCAACAGTTGTCAGGTCGCCTTCTCTTTTTTAATCAAACACTTTGCAAGATGTTTGTATTGCTGATACATTTAATACAAGCAAAGAAATGGCACACACCTGCAGCGCACATTTCGCAGATAACACTTTCAACACACCTACTGTTTAGAAAATcacgaagaaagaaggcacgagtaaaagaaatacaagaatATTCTGCATATCTAGTTTTTTTTAAGAAAGCACGAAGAAAAAATTATAACATTCATCGAGAATGTGTGACATTCAAATGCTAATTTCGTCGTTTCCTTTCGTATTTCTTTTCCTATTTCCCAATCCGATATTGTAATACGCAAGCAGCGGGATGGCTTTCCCGCACAGATGATACTTTTGCAGAGAAGCAAGCACGCACATCTCAGAGGGCAACTGTTGAATAGGTAAACGCTCACATTAGACGCCAGCGACCACTTCACCAGTACATTCTGCTATAGCTTTTCAGGAAATTACGTCGATATCTCCATTTAAACCTAATGACTCGCGTTTACACTTTTCTTGCTTCCATTTCTAAAAGAATATTTGTTAATCGAGCTTTTGCCGTCCTCAGGCGTAATCTGATGCGGGAAATCCGGCCTCAAACTGGGCGAGACGGCAAAGGATTTGCATTTTGTAACTTGCGTTTTTCTGGGCCTCAGAAATCCTGGCGTACAGCCTATAAGCACCCACAAGTACTACATCTGTGCAAAACGCAAATATATATATGACGCTATAGGCTGACGCAAAGCACTGCATCGCGAAAAGTGACCCTGTGAAGCTGTTAGGCTGGTGAACCAACCGGCGTTGCTCCAGAGTTTCTCGTCACGTGACGCACCTGCCAACGGGCATCTTGCCATCCTGCCTCCTCCACGTGACCGTCGGTTTGGGGTCGCCGTTCACTTTGCACTGGAACTCGACGGACTCTTCCGCCAGTGACGTCACATCTTCCGGGACTCGGACGAAATACGGCTTAGCTGTGGTGGAAAGTCAACCTCATTAACCGGTGACACGATGCGTTTTGTACTGAGCACACAACACTCTCCAACACGTTGCTTAGATGGAAGACTCTGGAAGACACTAGCACTAATTATCTCGTTGATGATGGAGATGCGCTTAAAAGATGTAGACGATAAGTGAAGAAAGACAAACAAAGCGCATCTATCATTCACTTCCTTTAAATGTGTTTCCGTAATTGTCATGCTAAATGAACTCGCCCAACTCGCTTAACTGAATCGCTATCTTCCCAGTCTATAGCGTGGGAAGATAGCGAGTCAGTCAAGAAGTGGCACGGGAACCGGCTCTGTCATTGtgccatatatatataaactCGTATATGGCATAACGACATATCCGGTGCATGTGTTGTAAGCATAGTTAATCACCGGAACGCAACATAAGACTCATGATCGCCTCATCCAAGATGTGCGCCATGCGCGTGCGCAGCTTGACGTCAGAGAGACAATCGCTTACTGTGCACAGAGAGCTGTGCCGCCGGCGAGTCCCTGGTGCCGAGCATATTGGCCGCCCGGCACACGTAGCGTCCTTGGTCGGACGGGCGCACGTCGGCGATCACGAGCGCGCCCTGAGCCAGGAGGCGAACGCGCCCCGTGCCCGGCTGcacctggacgccgtccttgaaccAGGTGACTGTGGGCTCGGGGTGGCCCCTGGGAGGAACGCACTCCAGCGTCGCCGACTCTCCGCCCGCAACGTGGATGCTCTTTGGAAGCTGGCGGAACTCGTCGCGAAGCACTGCGAATGCAAGAGAAACAAGGGGAATAAGGGACACGATATTTGGCACTCGAACAGAATTCTAGGTCCGTGATTGTTGTCGCGTATGCAACCTGCAATGTACATCCGGACAAGTTTATGGGAAATCTGCATAAGTGGCTCCAGGGACGAAGGAATAGACGGAATGACAGGGAGGTCAGAAAGTTTCAGACCGGCCGGCTACACTGTTCTGTGGAAAAGGGGTAAAGGCAATAAAAGTTATTAGAAAAGAGGTGTTACAAAAACAAAGGGAGCGGGGAggaacacgaaaaaagaaaaagcaaaacgaaGCGACAAGACGAGACTGCTCAaggtctgtctctaagaccagttgtccgcaaaaaaaaaaagcaacaacgctttcgaagccttctgtgctgagaaTGGCGTCGGCCAGTGTCTCAAGACACTCGGACGAAGGGGTCCTGAGACACCGGAGCCATATCCATACATGTGACGCTAGAATGGGAATACATATAAAAAAAGGCCTGTTGCTATGCTAAACAAATATGGTAACCACAAACGACTGACAAACGTGCGTGCAATGCGAAACTACTGTGTTCGACAGCCTTTTCGAGCAGACCTGCCATTATCACATATCGCCAAATATAACGAAAGCAACAACAATGACGAAAGTAAAAACATCTAAGTAAAAGAATTGTCCGCGTCGAAGACGAATTTATAGGCATCGCAACATAACGTAGAAGAGTGAGATTGTATTCCTATTCATCACAACATATtgcttttttctcttttgtttttcttccgaTTTACGCATTCAGTTTTCCCAAAATGTGAGTATTTCTGCGAACTTAAGCA
Proteins encoded:
- the LOC119394268 gene encoding protein sax-3-like isoform X1 translates to MARQCDRRRWFLDLWITTCRIIAIFLLSVIVCTGDAANAASSHGGGGGRAPRITEQPVDVVVRKHEPVTLRCGADGDPPPRIAWFHDGRPVRNSATRMVLPEGQLFFLQVQHSRREQDTGLYWCTATNALGTVRSRNASVELAVLRDEFRQLPKSIHVAGGESATLECVPPRGHPEPTVTWFKDGVQVQPGTGRVRLLAQGALVIADVRPSDQGRYVCRAANMLGTRDSPAAQLSVHTKPYFVRVPEDVTSLAEESVEFQCKVNGDPKPTVTWRRQDGKMPVGRAYVQEDKSLHIKNVALADEGTYICESENIVGSVSASATLTVHSRPTFRLTPQNQKVGLNGVAKFDCLATGNPPPSVFWTREGNQVLMFPGKSHGRFSVSNEGTLTISGVRKEDRGYYVCSALSVVGSSMAKGHLEVTALADLPPPIIRLGPANQTLPLHTAAQLPCDATGTPKPTVQWLYNGAPLRIEERPRYTLLQSGTLQIQDLQMLDSGAYTCKASSESGETSWTASLTIESPHNPNVNFHRSPDPSTFPGPPSQPVPVNTTETSITLAWRRSEKVGASSLKGYTIEYYSSDLQSGWVLAAHRVLAEKYTIQALRPDSRYVFIVRAENSHGQGVPSPVSEPIRTLGMAPHFLPEFNLDEARAKLSACIVSLQDIRAVSSTAVKLNWKIQGMRDYVEGFYIRFRDMSGGSQKYNMVTVLNGGALSYVLNDLKKFTKYEFFLVPFYRSVEGPPSNSRSVQTMEDVPTAPPESVEVQVVNGTMATIFWSPPPPQHRNGRLRGYNVYVDGNSSNIHLNQSTNSTTNSLTLNNLKTGASYEARVVALTTVGGGPASSAVQFKMESPAASTSLSTPFQNIVTQSWFIALFGFLLLVAVTIFVLLLIRKRRLQHAKSLATVPVNKQEDISNCFNSLNGRPGLSPHEALWINHSAWRSSDQSKDPFCETKLLNKMSCATNDLNYSSVYAPLNCGINAPDYAEVDAQSMTTFYKKDLPSIPEPYATTTLINPSLQKSLNGSAKDARSGSSAEEGSRKSEKAFDLELARASEDGITDRLLESDKLASPASDSGSYTTDEYGMPIKKCRQNFSRGGSSSKGPMMNWSELIPPPPEQPPSEAGSPTSTPACLRGTPPRNVQLKQKLQINGAQPVSNMRGAHGQPRVQTHFPRSTLNKSSNSLGNSHGDSYENVPPFFPKGPRSLLKPLQPQQSHQQQQQQQLFSNPFIDRGVQSSLPSLINEPRSSIPAAEPTGYRFGAAQGYIYEPENADSDVELMTRPRSIESSIAGDTDYAPSHAPSWASTTERSNSSCTSGRSSRASSYDDPVYNEVDFASAVARAAQNAGFQVNGSVISTTTPTPEQGAKRGVHERQHNQQNQKVTNLPQNASKTLTHQMRNTETHPQNQLFSLSLPSQRTLEDQRPDHDENNQPMQSNDGAPYKPPSFHIYHDPPHLVTPPGSGRKQWRAVSRDGEVSAQILSGHLYHGST